The following are from one region of the Micromonas commoda chromosome 12, complete sequence genome:
- a CDS encoding predicted protein, whose translation MAVRPARAPWLAASSSSPALHVRPRPVRVGPVAGALPGSSAPRSPAALGSTVKMSRSLAARIVAVGGMTKPDHARSTLRMFASARDDAVRARLVRANRRAAWTRRRAPTIVTAALPRDDEGERREISRRGPDGSRAGGYPNPAPGTLRKKQNAKDVTRDGIAATAVMYAFAAWQWLQWPAGTPHPSFVPAPFHAACIAAAATGLIAPALAAAAHPGANYGVK comes from the coding sequence ATGGCTGTCAggcccgcgagggcgccgtggTTAGCggcctcatcgtcgtcgcccgcttTACACGTCAGGCCTCGGCCGGTCCGCGTTGGACCGGTGGCGGGTGCGCTCCCCGGCTCGTCAGccccgcgatcgcccgcggcgctcggatCGACGGTGAAGATGTCCCGGAGCCTGGCggcgcgcatcgtcgcggtcggggGCATGACAAAGCCGGATcacgcgcgctcgacccTGCGTatgttcgcgtcggcgcgagatGACGCGGTGCGGGCTCGCCTCGTTCGGgcgaaccgtcgcgccgcgtggacgcgacgccgcgctccgacgatcgtcaccgccgcgcttcCTCGAGACGACGAAGGGGAGCGTCGCGAGATCTCGCGCCGGGGCCCCGACGGCAGCCGAGCGGGCGGCTACCCCAACCCAGCGCCCGGCACCCTCAGGAAGAAGCAGAACGCCAAGGACGTGACCCGGGACGGCATcgcggccacggcggtgatgtacgccttcgccgcgtggcAGTGGCTCCAGTGGCCTGCGGGGACGCCGCACCCCTCGTTCGTACCCGCGCCCTTCCACGCCGCGTgcatcgcggcggcagccACCGGGCtgatcgcgccggcgctcgcggcggcggcgcacccggGCGCCAACTACGGAGTCAAGTGA